A single genomic interval of Hafnia alvei harbors:
- the zapA gene encoding cell division protein ZapA, with translation MSAQPVDIQIFGRSLRVNCPPEQQEALNQAAEDLNQRLQDLKVRTRVTNTEQLVFIAALNVCHELAQERLKTRDYASNMEQRIRMLQQTIEQALLEQGRITDRQGAQFE, from the coding sequence ATGTCTGCACAACCGGTAGATATTCAAATTTTTGGTCGTTCGTTAAGAGTTAATTGCCCGCCAGAACAACAAGAAGCGTTGAATCAGGCTGCAGAGGATCTTAATCAGCGGTTGCAAGATCTCAAAGTTCGCACTAGAGTCACCAATACGGAGCAACTAGTTTTCATCGCGGCATTAAACGTATGTCACGAACTGGCGCAAGAACGCTTGAAAACTCGCGATTATGCTTCCAATATGGAACAAAGAATTCGCATGTTGCAGCAGACCATCGAACAAGCTCTGCTGGAACAAGGTCGCATCACTGATCGTCAGGGTGCGCAGTTCGAATAA
- a CDS encoding YecA family protein, with protein sequence MPIEITVPEYSVFTQALQQQGVGLTPAEMHGLISGILCGGNHNDNWRTMIHDLTNDGEAFSQTLAQPLQVTYQHTRDALEDDGFGFQLLLPDSDDVTVFDRVDALSGWVNHFLLGLGMMQKNLGQIKGEVGEAIDDLRSIAQLGYEEDEDQEELEQSLEEVAEYVRMAAMLCHSEFSQKKPNAAEMQKPTLH encoded by the coding sequence ATGCCAATTGAGATTACTGTACCCGAATATTCTGTTTTTACTCAGGCTTTGCAGCAGCAAGGCGTTGGATTAACTCCCGCTGAAATGCATGGCTTGATCAGCGGGATACTGTGTGGCGGCAATCATAACGATAATTGGCGCACGATGATCCACGATCTAACCAACGACGGCGAAGCGTTTTCTCAAACGCTCGCACAGCCACTTCAGGTGACTTATCAGCATACCCGTGATGCGTTAGAAGACGATGGTTTTGGCTTCCAACTGCTTTTGCCAGATAGCGACGACGTAACCGTGTTTGATCGTGTCGATGCGCTTTCCGGCTGGGTAAACCATTTCTTGCTGGGGCTAGGAATGATGCAAAAAAATCTTGGCCAGATTAAAGGCGAAGTCGGCGAAGCTATCGACGATCTGCGTAGCATTGCTCAGTTAGGCTACGAAGAAGACGAAGATCAGGAAGAGCTGGAACAATCTCTGGAAGAAGTCGCGGAATATGTGCGTATGGCAGCGATGCTGTGTCACAGCGAGTTCTCACAGAAAAAGCCAAATGCGGCTGAAATGCAAAAACCCACTCTGCACTAA
- the pepP gene encoding Xaa-Pro aminopeptidase, with protein MTQQEFQRRRQAVLAQMAPGSAALFFAAPECTRSADSEYPYRQNSDFWYLTGFNEPEALLILIKSDETHNHSVLFNRVRDLTAEIWFGRRLGQEAAPAKLGVDRALPYGDIEEQLHLLLNGLDVVYHAQGQYDFADQITFAALEKLRRGMRQNFRAPATLIDWRPWVHEMRLFKSQEEIAAMRRAGEITALGHTRAMEKCRPGMFEYQLEGEILHEFTRHGARYPSYNTIVGGGENGCILHYTENESELKDGELVLIDAGCEYKGYAGDITRTFPVNGKFTQPQREIYDLVLASMDKAFEIFGPGHSIREANDAAVRVMVEGLVKLGVMKGDVDQLIADQAHRQFFMHGLSHWLGLDVHDVGDYGSSARERVLEPGMVLTCEPGLYIAPDADVPAEYRGIGIRIEDDILITEKGFEVLTKDVVKHADDIEALMAQAKAAS; from the coding sequence ATGACCCAGCAAGAATTTCAACGTCGCCGTCAGGCTGTTTTGGCACAGATGGCACCCGGTAGTGCCGCGCTTTTTTTTGCTGCGCCAGAATGTACCCGCAGCGCTGACAGTGAATACCCTTATCGCCAGAACAGCGACTTCTGGTATCTGACCGGCTTTAACGAACCTGAAGCCTTGCTGATCCTGATTAAAAGCGACGAAACCCACAATCACAGCGTGCTGTTTAATCGCGTGCGTGATTTAACCGCCGAGATTTGGTTTGGGCGTCGTTTAGGGCAAGAGGCTGCGCCGGCAAAACTCGGCGTCGATCGCGCACTGCCTTATGGTGATATTGAAGAGCAACTTCACCTGTTGTTGAATGGGCTAGATGTGGTTTATCACGCTCAGGGCCAATATGATTTTGCAGACCAGATTACGTTTGCCGCGCTAGAAAAACTGCGTCGCGGCATGCGCCAGAATTTCCGCGCGCCGGCAACGCTGATCGATTGGCGTCCTTGGGTGCATGAAATGCGTCTGTTTAAATCGCAGGAAGAAATTGCAGCGATGCGCCGCGCAGGTGAAATCACCGCGCTGGGCCATACTCGAGCAATGGAGAAATGCCGTCCCGGTATGTTTGAGTACCAGCTCGAAGGTGAAATCCTGCATGAATTCACCCGTCATGGGGCGCGTTACCCTTCCTACAACACCATCGTGGGCGGCGGCGAAAACGGCTGCATCCTGCATTACACCGAAAACGAAAGCGAGCTCAAAGACGGCGAGTTGGTGTTAATTGATGCGGGCTGTGAATATAAAGGCTATGCCGGTGATATCACACGCACCTTCCCCGTCAATGGCAAATTTACCCAACCTCAGCGTGAGATCTACGATCTGGTGCTGGCCTCAATGGATAAAGCGTTTGAAATCTTTGGCCCAGGCCACAGTATTCGTGAAGCTAACGACGCCGCAGTACGCGTGATGGTTGAAGGGTTAGTCAAATTAGGCGTGATGAAGGGCGACGTAGATCAGCTGATTGCCGATCAGGCGCATCGTCAGTTCTTCATGCATGGTTTGAGCCACTGGTTAGGCTTGGATGTACATGACGTCGGTGATTACGGTTCTTCTGCTCGTGAGCGCGTGTTAGAACCGGGCATGGTGCTTACCTGCGAACCGGGGTTATATATCGCGCCAGATGCTGATGTTCCGGCGGAGTATCGCGGAATTGGCATCCGTATCGAAGACGATATTCTCATCACCGAGAAGGGCTTTGAGGTGCTGACCAAAGATGTGGTTAAGCATGCTGACGATATTGAAGCGCTGATGGCACAGGCAAAAGCCGCTAGCTGA